One part of the Phycisphaeraceae bacterium genome encodes these proteins:
- a CDS encoding NHLP family bacteriocin export ABC transporter peptidase/permease/ATPase subunit gives MPTDAAEAVTAPVTTGDEPAAPPPDSPPQPRAPNPSLPARRRRRRTRTPTVIQMEAVECGAAALGIILAHFRRYVPLETLRVDCGVSRDGSNAANVLTAAENYGLECSGWKMELDEVVDAPVPSILFWNFNHFLVLEGFGRRGVVYLNDPASGRRTVTDDEFDKAFSGIVLTFSPGPAFRPGGRRPSVVAALAKRLPGIRVAVSFCILAGLGLVIPGLAIPTFTKIFVDELLIGGSNRWLGPLLIGMAVAAALRAGLTALQQHHLMRASAKLAITSTGRFLWHVLRLPMNFFMQRFAGDISGRISGNERVAEALTGDLATSAIGLATAIFYVVLMLRYDPVLTAVGVSIALLNLVLLRLISRARADESQRMLQESGKLMATAMGGIQTIESIKASARESDFFARWAGYQAKSSAAEQRLAVSSAFLGVVPVTLTALSTAAVLGIGGLQVMDGALTIGMLVAFQSLLINFSRPIQDLVRLGDVIQRLTGDMKRLDDVANHEIDPALTRGPVDPAAPPEQLTKRLSGFVSIRNVTFGYSRLDPPLIEDFSLELSPGDRVALVGGSGSGKSTIARLLSGLYRPWSGEILFDGRPRDSIPRPLLSNSFAMVDQDIFFFEGTIRENIALWDSTLPDDAIQRAAKDACIHDDIAARRGAYASIVEEDGRNFSGGQRQRLEIARAIVNDPTILVMDEATSALDAATEKYVDDHIRRRGCTCIIVAHRLSTIRDCNEIIVLERGKVVQRGTHDSLIADDGAYRRLIQSE, from the coding sequence GTGCCGACTGACGCCGCCGAGGCCGTCACCGCCCCCGTCACGACCGGCGACGAGCCCGCTGCGCCGCCGCCGGATTCGCCGCCACAGCCCCGCGCTCCGAACCCGAGTCTCCCCGCCAGGCGCCGCCGACGTCGCACCAGGACCCCCACCGTCATCCAGATGGAAGCCGTCGAGTGCGGCGCCGCCGCGCTCGGGATCATCCTCGCCCACTTCCGCCGCTACGTCCCCCTCGAGACCCTCCGCGTCGATTGCGGCGTTTCCCGCGACGGTTCCAACGCCGCCAACGTCCTCACCGCCGCCGAGAACTACGGCCTCGAGTGCTCCGGCTGGAAGATGGAACTCGACGAGGTTGTCGACGCCCCGGTCCCCTCCATCCTCTTCTGGAACTTCAACCACTTCCTCGTCCTCGAGGGGTTTGGCCGCCGCGGCGTGGTCTACCTCAACGACCCCGCCTCCGGCCGCCGCACCGTCACCGACGACGAGTTCGACAAGGCCTTCTCCGGCATCGTCCTCACCTTCAGCCCGGGCCCCGCCTTCCGGCCCGGCGGCCGCAGGCCCTCCGTCGTCGCCGCCCTCGCCAAGCGACTCCCCGGCATCCGCGTCGCCGTCTCCTTCTGCATCCTCGCCGGCCTGGGCCTGGTCATCCCGGGACTGGCCATCCCCACCTTCACCAAGATCTTCGTCGACGAACTGCTCATCGGAGGCTCCAACCGCTGGCTCGGCCCCCTGCTGATCGGCATGGCCGTCGCCGCCGCGCTCCGCGCCGGCCTCACCGCGCTCCAACAGCACCACCTCATGCGCGCCAGCGCCAAGCTCGCCATCACCAGCACCGGGCGCTTCCTCTGGCACGTCCTCCGCCTCCCCATGAACTTCTTCATGCAGCGATTCGCCGGCGATATCTCCGGCCGCATCTCCGGCAACGAACGCGTCGCCGAAGCCCTCACCGGCGACCTCGCCACCAGCGCCATCGGCCTCGCCACCGCCATCTTCTACGTCGTCCTCATGCTCCGCTACGACCCCGTCCTCACCGCCGTCGGCGTCTCCATCGCGCTGCTCAACCTCGTCCTGCTCCGCCTCATCTCCCGCGCCCGCGCCGACGAGAGCCAGCGCATGCTCCAGGAATCCGGCAAGCTAATGGCCACCGCCATGGGCGGCATTCAGACCATCGAGTCCATCAAGGCCTCCGCCCGCGAGTCCGACTTCTTCGCCCGCTGGGCCGGCTACCAGGCCAAGTCCTCCGCCGCCGAGCAGCGCCTCGCCGTCTCCTCCGCCTTCCTCGGCGTCGTCCCCGTCACCCTCACCGCCCTCTCCACCGCCGCCGTCCTCGGCATCGGCGGCCTCCAGGTCATGGACGGCGCCCTCACCATCGGCATGCTCGTCGCCTTCCAGTCCCTCCTCATCAACTTCTCCCGCCCCATCCAGGACCTCGTCCGCCTCGGCGACGTCATCCAGCGCCTCACCGGCGACATGAAGCGCCTCGACGACGTCGCCAACCACGAGATCGATCCCGCCCTCACCCGCGGCCCCGTCGACCCCGCCGCGCCCCCCGAGCAGCTCACCAAGCGCCTCTCCGGCTTCGTCTCCATCCGCAACGTCACCTTCGGCTACAGCCGACTCGACCCCCCGCTCATCGAGGACTTCTCCCTCGAACTCAGCCCCGGCGACCGCGTCGCCCTCGTCGGCGGCTCCGGCTCTGGCAAGTCCACCATCGCCCGCCTCCTCTCCGGCCTCTACCGCCCCTGGTCCGGCGAGATCCTCTTCGACGGCCGCCCGCGCGACTCCATCCCGCGCCCCCTCCTCTCCAACTCCTTCGCCATGGTCGACCAGGACATCTTCTTCTTCGAGGGCACCATCCGCGAGAACATCGCCCTCTGGGACTCCACCCTCCCCGACGACGCCATCCAGCGCGCCGCCAAGGACGCCTGCATCCACGACGACATCGCCGCCCGCCGCGGCGCCTACGCCTCCATCGTCGAGGAGGACGGCCGGAACTTCTCCGGCGGCCAGCGCCAACGCCTCGAGATCGCCCGCGCCATCGTCAACGACCCCACCATCCTCGTCATGGACGAGGCCACTAGCGCCCTCGACGCCGCCACCGAGAAGTACGTCGACGACCACATCCGCCGCCGC
- a CDS encoding SpoIIE family protein phosphatase: MSPTSTITRVLHLEPVAGPPIDPLVVSSDRAWVLGRQSACDIVLADSAVSRRHAELSCRADSWLLKDLASSHGTYLNGVRLIPDDPAPIHDGDSIRIGPWLFRIGPAGQRGRLLSTSDDAGSTYHRIQRVSADELAIRAQHRLELILDCAASITAADSEFALAQAVLDALVSGTGFPRAAFLRPSAGGFTSQIEVLATREVGPMGIRPSESLFTFSRSLMEAAADGQIARLEEGGAQDYGQSVMQLGIQAALCAPIMLDAAPVAYLYLDSRRHEIGKTAPLNAGAIEPDAPAFCQALARITGLALANLHRGELAHRQRQLEADLNAAREAQRLIMPAPDGRIAGLEWSIRSRPGRFVAGDLIDVMPMPDGRVAVFLGDVSGKGVEAAMLMATAQAHLNASLHHSADPAAAIADANRHITAHSSEGRFITLWLGVFNPADRSLAFVDAGHGHALVCRANAPAVRVESTGGLPLGIDASAAYTADRIVLDPDSRLILYSDGLVEQQSPAGEEFGMHRIISTLSRPRDPAAEVTALLSALAEFAAPAQPPDRITLADDVTIASLRLAPA; the protein is encoded by the coding sequence CTCGTCCGACCGCGCCTGGGTCCTCGGCCGCCAGTCCGCCTGCGACATCGTCCTCGCCGACAGCGCCGTCTCCCGCCGCCACGCCGAACTCTCCTGCCGCGCCGATTCCTGGCTCCTCAAGGACCTCGCCTCCTCGCACGGCACCTACCTCAACGGCGTCCGTCTCATCCCCGACGACCCCGCGCCCATCCACGACGGCGACTCCATCCGCATCGGTCCCTGGCTCTTCCGCATCGGCCCCGCGGGCCAGCGCGGCAGGCTCCTCAGCACCAGCGACGACGCCGGCTCCACCTACCACCGCATCCAGCGCGTCTCCGCCGACGAACTCGCCATCCGCGCCCAGCACCGCCTCGAACTCATCCTCGACTGCGCCGCCTCCATCACCGCCGCCGACTCCGAGTTCGCCCTCGCCCAGGCCGTCCTCGACGCCCTCGTCTCTGGCACCGGCTTCCCGCGCGCCGCCTTCCTCCGCCCCAGCGCCGGCGGATTCACCTCGCAGATCGAGGTCCTCGCCACCCGCGAGGTCGGCCCCATGGGCATCCGCCCCTCCGAGTCCCTCTTCACCTTCAGCCGCTCGCTCATGGAGGCCGCAGCCGACGGCCAGATCGCCCGCCTCGAAGAGGGCGGCGCCCAGGACTACGGCCAGAGCGTCATGCAACTGGGCATCCAGGCCGCTCTCTGCGCCCCCATCATGCTCGACGCCGCCCCCGTCGCTTACCTCTACCTCGATTCCCGCCGCCACGAGATCGGCAAGACCGCCCCGCTCAACGCCGGCGCCATCGAGCCCGATGCCCCCGCCTTCTGCCAGGCCCTCGCCCGCATCACCGGTCTCGCCCTCGCCAACCTCCACCGCGGCGAACTCGCACACCGACAGCGCCAGCTCGAGGCCGATCTCAACGCCGCCCGCGAGGCGCAGCGTCTCATCATGCCCGCACCCGACGGCCGCATCGCGGGCCTCGAATGGTCCATCCGCTCCCGCCCCGGCCGCTTCGTCGCCGGCGATCTCATCGATGTCATGCCCATGCCCGACGGCCGCGTCGCCGTCTTCCTCGGCGATGTCTCCGGCAAGGGCGTCGAGGCCGCCATGCTCATGGCCACCGCCCAGGCCCACCTCAACGCCTCCCTCCACCACTCCGCCGACCCCGCCGCCGCCATCGCCGACGCCAACCGCCATATCACCGCCCACTCCTCCGAAGGCCGCTTCATCACCCTCTGGCTCGGCGTCTTCAACCCCGCCGATCGCTCCCTCGCCTTCGTCGATGCGGGCCACGGCCACGCCCTCGTCTGCCGCGCCAACGCCCCCGCCGTCCGCGTCGAATCCACCGGCGGCCTCCCCCTCGGCATCGATGCCTCCGCCGCCTACACCGCGGACCGCATCGTCCTCGACCCCGACTCCCGCCTCATCCTCTACAGCGACGGACTCGTCGAGCAGCAGAGCCCCGCCGGCGAGGAGTTCGGAATGCATCGCATCATCTCCACCCTCTCCCGCCCCCGCGATCCCGCGGCGGAAGTCACCGCGCTCCTCTCCGCCCTCGCCGAGTTCGCCGCCCCGGCCCAGCCGCCGGACCGCATCACCCTCGCCGACGATGTCACCATCGCCAGCCTTCGCCTCGCGCCCGCCTAG
- a CDS encoding NHLP bacteriocin system secretion protein, translating to MSLQRQLFRESALERLSSPEQLDQVLHVTSPKGWIALLAIWAVLAAVGLWSVFGSAPTVEDGRGILIAGGGLKQIESPSTGRLISLDVKVGEPVSAGDVVGTIDKRDLEDQLAELTTRLQEINRQNEALAEFDRREEELQENLAAVDRRRLESTITYSEERIERLQARREFITRLMNEGNMVAIDRERVDDDMQAARQERDEARIELEQLVNRNRSASFQRERERMNRKLKADEIALSVSSLQNRLDRESRITCPYAGRVVEVRAAVQNSLQVGDPIVLIEPADASPGALKAVVYVSAATGKRIQSGMRVEVVPSTVRREEHGSLVGTVNWISSIPTSKSAMMTKLADRDLVEKFSAQFGTPLEMEISLAADPNTPSGYRWTSSEGPPQQISAGTLCNASVTVRRQSPLSLVIPAVRRAVGAD from the coding sequence ATGTCCCTGCAACGGCAGCTCTTCCGAGAGTCGGCGCTCGAACGCCTCTCCTCCCCCGAGCAGCTCGACCAGGTCCTCCACGTCACCAGCCCCAAGGGCTGGATCGCCCTCCTCGCCATCTGGGCCGTCCTCGCCGCCGTCGGCCTCTGGTCCGTCTTCGGCTCGGCCCCCACCGTCGAAGACGGCCGCGGCATCCTCATCGCCGGCGGCGGCCTCAAGCAGATCGAGTCCCCCAGCACCGGCCGGCTCATCTCCCTCGACGTCAAGGTCGGCGAGCCCGTCTCCGCCGGCGACGTCGTCGGCACCATCGACAAGCGCGACCTCGAGGACCAGCTCGCCGAACTCACCACCCGCCTCCAGGAGATTAACCGCCAGAACGAGGCCCTCGCCGAGTTCGACCGCCGCGAGGAGGAACTCCAGGAGAACCTCGCCGCCGTCGACCGCCGACGCCTCGAGAGCACCATCACCTACTCCGAGGAACGCATCGAACGCCTCCAGGCCCGCCGCGAGTTCATCACCCGCCTGATGAACGAGGGCAACATGGTCGCCATCGACCGCGAGCGCGTCGACGACGACATGCAGGCCGCCCGCCAGGAGCGCGACGAGGCGCGCATCGAACTCGAGCAACTCGTCAACCGCAACCGCTCCGCCTCCTTCCAGCGCGAGCGCGAACGCATGAACCGCAAACTCAAGGCCGACGAGATCGCCCTCTCCGTCAGCTCCCTCCAGAACCGCCTCGACCGCGAGTCCCGCATCACCTGCCCATACGCCGGCCGCGTCGTCGAGGTCCGCGCCGCCGTTCAGAACTCCCTCCAGGTCGGCGACCCCATCGTCCTCATCGAGCCCGCCGATGCCTCCCCGGGCGCCCTCAAGGCCGTCGTCTACGTCTCCGCCGCCACCGGCAAGCGCATCCAGAGCGGAATGCGCGTCGAGGTCGTCCCCAGCACCGTCCGCCGCGAGGAGCACGGCTCCCTCGTCGGCACCGTCAACTGGATCTCCTCCATCCCCACCAGCAAGTCCGCCATGATGACCAAGCTCGCCGATCGCGACCTCGTCGAGAAGTTCAGCGCCCAGTTCGGAACACCCCTCGAGATGGAAATCTCGCTCGCCGCCGACCCCAACACCCCCAGCGGCTACCGCTGGACCTCCTCCGAAGGCCCGCCCCAGCAGATCTCCGCCGGCACACTCTGCAACGCCTCCGTCACCGTCCGCCGCCAGAGCCCTCTCAGCCTCGTCATCCCCGCCGTCAGGAGGGCCGTCGGTGCCGACTGA